The proteins below are encoded in one region of Elgaria multicarinata webbii isolate HBS135686 ecotype San Diego chromosome 8, rElgMul1.1.pri, whole genome shotgun sequence:
- the ITPRIP gene encoding inositol 1,4,5-trisphosphate receptor-interacting protein, which yields MPAGVFRVCLVVITAIVNHPLLFPKENVTVLESTQEVIQKMREREETLRLEQLKLEQEIAMHEALTKSSEKVTETEKQYNQDPLSWNFWTALSMVVFLLIEFWRQDYQEGNWPDYVNEEDEITVLGKAFKGVILPDKVTLDHFYEKCLQTVTSDIARNRELVEGFADDLLEALRSVCNRDADMEVEESIGVGSMYENWRAHKPLTCDFIVPFTPPEPYSFQFETWCSGESVPPDKQGYGMIKIGRADENSTGCICDKTKLGEDLLCLLHSKMSQPRQNNQMEDLLCYKDTRYLDSDQVMTWFQVALTKAWNKISHKYEFNLTFNLLDAPGALKIKFRSGKTIAFNLTPVVQYADSDVYLISHFPCSSLSESPTGSIHWFLTFAVYEKRFIQFVSKTLPANSCHLSCLQILAFLHGKQCSLTGVSGLTNYHLKTVMLHLLQTHPGADWACGYLEARLQDMLKFLEKSLQEKRLYHFFIGNKNLPEELGIPVEFQKVEPLNLFRPFVLQRSAYRKTMDMFHEMLKNTSALINEYTMHVPNGRATPLNKEPL from the coding sequence ATGCCAGCAGGAGTCTTCCGGGTGTGCTTGGTGGTTATCACAGCTATTGTGAACCATCCACTCCTCTTCCCAAAGGAGAATGTCACTGTCCTTGAAAGCACACAAGAAGTCATCCAGAAGATGAGAGAACGTGAGGAGACCCTGAGGCTAGAGCAGCTTAAGTTGGAGCAGGAGATTGCAATGCACGAAGCTTTAACGAAGTCTTCAGAAAAGGTCACAGAGACAGAAAAGCAATACAACCAAGACCCCCTCTCTTGGAATTTCTGGACTGCTTTGTCCATGGTGGTTTTCCTTCTGATTGAGTTCTGGAGGCAGGACTACCAGGAAGGGAACTGGCCAGATTATGTCAATGAGGAAGATGAAATTACAGTTCTGGGGAAAGCGTTCAAAGGGGTTATCCTGCCAGACAAGGTCACATTGGACCATTTCTATGAGAAATGCCTCCAGACTGTGACTAGTGATATTGCCAGGAACCGTGAGCTTGTGGAAGGCTTTGCAGATGACTTGTTGGAAGCTCTGAGGAGTGTGTGTAACCGGGATGCAGATATGGAAGTAGAGGAATCCATAGGAGTTGGGAGTATGTATGAAAACTGGAGAGCTCACAAGCCCTTAACGTGTGACTTCATTGTCCCTTTTACGCCTCCAGAGCCATATAGTTTCCAGTTTGAGACCTGGTGTTCAGGAGAATCCGTCCCACCAGATAAACAAGGTTATGGTATGATAAAGATTGGCCGGGCAGATGAGAACTCGACTGGCTGTATCTGTGACAAGACTAAGCTGGGGGAAGACCTGCTGTGCCTCCTCCATAGCAAAATGAGCCAACCTAGGCAGAATAACCAGATGGAGGACCTCCTTTGCTACAAAGACACTCGATACCTTGATTCTGACCAGGTTATGACATGGTTTCAGGTTGCACTTACCAAGGCGTGGAACAAGATTTCACACAAGTATGAATTCAACCTCACTTTCAACCTTCTGGATGCCCCTGGAGCTCTAAAAATCAAGTTCAGGTCTGGAAAGACCATTGCCTTCAACCTCACTCCTGTGGTACAATATGCTGATTCTGATGTATATTTAATCTCTCATTTCCCATGCAGTAGTTTGTCAGAGAGCCCCACTGGCAGCATTCACTGGTTTCTCACATTTGCAGTATACGAAAAAAGATTCAtccagtttgtttccaaaacCCTGCCAGCTAACTCCTGCCACCTCAGCTGTCTCCagattctggccttccttcatggAAAGCAGTGCAGTCTAACGGGAGTGAGTGGCCTTACGAACTATCACTTGAAAACCGTGATGCTGCATTTGCTACAGACCCATCCTGGTGCAGACTGGGCCTGTGGATATCTGGAGGCCAGATTGCAAGACATGCTCAAATTTCTGGAGAAAAGCTTGCAAGAAAAGAGGCTTTACCACTTTTTCATCGGAAACAAGAATCTGCCGGAGGAACTGGGCATTCCTGTGGAGTTCCAAAAGGTAGAACCTCTGAACCTTTTCCGACCCTTCGTGCTGCAACGAAGTGCTTACAGAAAAACCATGGACATGTTTCACGAGATGCTAAAGAACACATCGGCTTTAATAAATGAGTATACCATGCATGTTCCCAATGGACGGGCAACCCCACTTAATAAGGAACCTCTGTAG